The Daucus carota subsp. sativus chromosome 2, DH1 v3.0, whole genome shotgun sequence genome includes a window with the following:
- the LOC108208538 gene encoding exopolygalacturonase, translated as MKTFEMKVILSIFLLVSYVANGIEDGTCNLYDRRGLVETPAAGDAAGGAAAPAGGAAGPAGAAGGDGVFDISKCPNAKGDGSTDVTQSVQKSWDDACHSTANAKILIPQGEWLTGELNFAGPCTAPQPISIEIIGTLKAKPDCGAFPSGMWINIFQTGVKIFGGGTLDGQGCEAWKTKSPGGKALPDSLCITQCNASSAENINIVNSKGFNVKLVESHDFIADHLNISCAFDSPNTDGIHLGEITNATIQNTVIGTGDDCISIGDNSVDILVNNVTCGPGHGISIGSLGRYPDEKDVKNIMVQNCKLMNTTNGARIKTMHESPALTASNITFQDLTIENAFNPIIIDQHYFADKPGPSKVKITGVTFKNIKGTSLSQEVVTLNCSDAVPCEGITVTDVDFKYTGNCTNTTLVSVCANAKATFGGVMNPPGCPPA; from the exons ATGAAAACATTCGAGATGAAGGTTATATTAAGTATTTTTTTGCTCGTCTCTTATGTGGCGAATGGTATTGAAGACGGTACCTGTAATTTGTATGATCGTCGTGGTCTTGTAGAAACGCCTGCAGCTGGTGACGCGGCTGGTGGTGCGGCTGCTCCAGCTGGTGGTGCTGCTGGTCCAGCTGGTGCTGCTGGGGGCGATGGCGTTTTTGATATATCAAAGTGTCCTAATGCAAAGGGAGACGGATCGACTGACGTCACTCAG AGTGTACAAAAGTCGTGGGATGACGCGTGCCATTCGACTGCAAACGCGAAGATTCTGATACCACAAGGAGAATGGTTGACAGGGGAGCTCAATTTTGCTGGACCTTGCACGGCTCCCCAGCCTATAAGCATTGAAATTATAGGCACCTTAAAGGCAAAGCCTGATTGTGGAGCCTTCCCCAGTGGCATGTGGATCAATATCTTTCAAACCGGTGTCAAGATCTTCGGTGGAGGCACGCTTGACGGACAAGGCTGCGAGGCCTGGAAGACTAAATCCCCTGGCGGCAAGGCTCTTCCAGAT TCTCTCTGTATCACTCAATGTAACGCCTCCAGTGCCGAGAACATCAACATAGTTAACAGCAAAGGCTTCAATGTGAAGCTAGTTGAGTCTCATGACTTCATAGCTGACCATCTTAACATAAGCTGCGCCTTTGATAGCCCAAACACGGACGGCATTCATTTAGGTGAAATCACCAACGCAACCATCCAAAACACGGTCATTGGAACAGGCGATGATTGCATTTCAATTGGAGATAACAGTGTTGATATCCTCGTCAATAATGTCACCTGTGGCCCTGGACACGGCATCAG TATCGGCAGTCTTGGCAGATATCCAGATGAGAAAGATGTTAAAAACATCATGGTGCAGAATTGTAAATTAATGAACACCACAAACGGGGCACGAATCAAGACGATGCACGAGTCTCCAGCACTGACCGCAAGTAACATTACATTCCAAGACCTCACCATAGAGAATGCATTCAATCCCATCATAATCGATCAGCATTACTTTGCAGACAAACCAGGG CCTTCGAAAGTGAAGATCACAGGAGTCACTTTCAAAAACATCAAGGGAACCTCCCTGTCACAAGAGGTAGTGACTCTGAATTGCAGTGACGCTGTTCCGTGTGAAGGAATCACCGTGACAGACGTCGATTTCAAGTACACTGGAAACTGCACAAACACGACTCTCGTGTCAGTATGTGCAAATGCAAAAGCCACATTTGGCGGTGTCATGAACCCTCCAGGCTGTCCTCCGGCTTAA